The DNA region CGGCAATGGCGACGTGATAGTGACACTTCTGCAGTTCGTCGTTGGTCAGGCCAACGCGCTCGCGGCCAAACACCAGCGCAACCGGTGCCTGCTCCGCTTCTGAGACGCTTTTCAGGCCGCATTCACGCGGATCGAGCATTGGCCACGGCAGCGTGCGGGAACGCGCGCTGGTCCCGACAACGAGGCTGCAGCCGGCCAGCGCTTCGTCAAGGGTGTCGACGATCTGCGCGTTGCCGATCACGTCGCTGGCACCGGCCGCCAGGGCGATGGCCTGAGAGTCGGGCTTCACCAGCGGGTTAACCAGCCACAGGTTCGTTAAGCCCATGGTTTTCATAGCGCGGGCAACGGAGCCCATGTTGCCGGTGTGCGATGTTTCGACCAGCACGATTCGAATGTTTTGCAGCATAATTTTTAGATGTCTGGATTCAGTGACTGAAGAATATTCCGGCATATTATCATAAACGAGAGACGTAATCCGATCCCGCTGCTATACTCTGCGCCGATTTTCCTGTTCTTTAACATCCAGTGAGAGAGACCGATGCATCCGATGCTGACCATCGCCGTGCGCGCAGCGCGCAAGGCGGGTAATGTAATTGCCAAACACTACGAAACGCCAGACTCCGTAGAA from Enterobacter chengduensis includes:
- the trmJ gene encoding tRNA (cytosine(32)/uridine(32)-2'-O)-methyltransferase TrmJ encodes the protein MLQNIRIVLVETSHTGNMGSVARAMKTMGLTNLWLVNPLVKPDSQAIALAAGASDVIGNAQIVDTLDEALAGCSLVVGTSARSRTLPWPMLDPRECGLKSVSEAEQAPVALVFGRERVGLTNDELQKCHYHVAIAANPEYSSLNLAMAVQVIAYEVRMAWLATQEKEVEPKEETAYPLVDDLERFYGHLEQTLLSTGFIREGHPGQVMNKLRRLFTRARPESQELNILRGILASIEQKNKE